One genomic window of Anser cygnoides isolate HZ-2024a breed goose chromosome 11, Taihu_goose_T2T_genome, whole genome shotgun sequence includes the following:
- the LOC106044189 gene encoding cytochrome P450 1A5-like isoform X1, protein MAAGMEAAMGLAGSPSGVSATEVLLAAAVFCLLLLLAQPLRRRVPKGLKSPPGPRGLPVVGNALELRKDLHLALTRLSQKYGDVMEVAIGTQPVLVLSGLDTLRQALVRQGEDFMGRPDLPSFRHITDGQSLTFSPDSGDVWKARRKLAQNALKTFSITASPTSSSSCLLEEHVSKEAAYLVTKFLQLMEEEQSFDPYRYLVVSVANVICAMCFGKRYGHDDQELLSLVNVSEQFGDVAAAGNPSDFIPLLRYLPSRAMDLFKDFNKRFIRFLQAIVKEHYETYDKNNIRDITDSLIEQSLEKKEASTAARIPNKKIVNLVNDLFGAGFDTVTTALSWCLMYLVTYPDIQKRIQAELDQTIGRERRPRLSDQGTLPYTEAFILEMFRHSSFLPFTIPHSTTRDTVLNGYYIPKGRCVFINQWQVNHDEKLWKNPHVFNPERFLNAKGTEVNKEDGEKVLVFGLGKRRCIGEFIARRQVFLFLTTLLQQLEFSVRDGRKVDMTPRYGLAIKHKRCEHFQVKQRFPMASLS, encoded by the exons ATGGCAGCAGGGATGGAAGCTGCgatggggctggcagggagcccCAGCGGTGTCTCAGCCACCGAGGTCCTGCTGGCGGCCGCCGtcttctgcctgctcctgctgctcgcCCAGCCCCTGCGGCGCCGTGTGCCCAAGGGGCTGAAGtcccccccgggcccccgcGGCCTCCCCGTTGTGGGCAACGCACTGGAGCTGAGGAAGGACCTGCACCTGGCCCTGACGCGGCTGAGCCAGAAGTACGGGGACGTGATGGAGGTGGCCATCGGCACCCAGCCCGTGCTGGTGCTGAGCGGGCTGGACACCCTGCGGCAGGCGCTGGTGAGGCAAGGGGAAGACTTCATGGGGCGCCCCGACCTCCCCAGCTTCCGACACATCACGGACGGGCAGAGCCTGACCTTCAGCCCTGACTCAGGGGATGTGTGGAAAGCGCGCCGCAAGCTGGCCCAGAACGCCCTGAAGACCTTCTCCATCACCGCCAGCCCCACGTCGtcctccagctgcctcctggAGGAGCACGTCTCCAAGGAGGCCGCCTACCTGGTCACCAAGTTCCTGCAGCTgatggaggaggagcagagcttCGACCCGTACCGCTACCTGGTGGTCTCGGTGGCCAACGTCATCTGCGCCATGTGCTTCGGCAAGCGCTACGGCCACGACGaccaggagctgctcagcctggtCAACGTCAGTGAGCAGTTCGGGGACGTGGCGGCTGCTGGCAACCCCTCGGACTTCATCCCGCTGCTCCGCTACCTGCCCAGCCGTGCCATGGATCTCTTTAAAGATTTCAACAAGCGGTTCATCCGTTTCCTGCAGGCAATTGTCAAGGAGCACTACGAGACGTATGACAAG aACAACATCCGAGACATCACCGACTCCCTCATTGagcagagcctggagaagaaagaagccaGCACCGCCGCGCGGATCCCTAACAAGAAGATTGTCAACCTGGTCAACGACCTCTTCGGAGCAG GCTTTGACACCGTGACAACCGCCCTGTCCTGGTGCCTCATGTACCTGGTGACATACCCCGACATCCAGAAGAGGATCCAGGCCGAACTGG ATCAGACCATCGGCCGGGAGAGGAGACCGCGGCTGTCGGACCAAGGCACGCTGCCCTACACGGAAGCCTTCATCCTGGAGATGTTCAGGCActcttccttcctgcccttcaCCATCCCGCACAG CACGACCAGGGACACGGTGCTGAACGGCTACTACATCCCAAAGGGCCGTTGCGTGTTCATCAACCAGTGGCAGGTGAACCACGATGA GAAACTTTGGAAGAACCCACACGTTTTCAACCCGGAGCGTTTCCTCAATGCCAAAGGGACTGAGGTGAACAAAgaggatggggagaaggtgcTGGTCTTtggcctggggaagaggaggtgcATTGGGGAGTTCATCGCCAGGAGGCAGGTCTTCCTTTTCCTGACcaccttgctgcagcagctggagttcAGTGTCCGTGATGGCAGGAAGGTGGACATGACGCCACGCTACGGACTGGCCATCAAGCACAAGCGATGCGAGCACTTCCAGGTCAAGCAGCGCTTCCCCATGGCGAGCTTGAGCTGA
- the LOC106044188 gene encoding cytochrome P450 1A4-like yields the protein MHIKQGRRGARYLAAGSGPRRSAAPRGSSMAAGMEAAMGLAGSPSGVSATEVLLAAAVFCLLLLLTQPLRRRVPKGLKPPPGPRGLPIVGNALELRKDPHLALTRLSQKYGDVMEVAIGTQPVLVLSGLDTLRQALVRQGEDFMGRPDLPSFKYISNGQSLAFSPDVGDVWKARRRLAQNALKTFSIAASPTSSSSCLLEEHVSKEAAYLVTKFLQLMEEEQSFDPYRYLVVSVANVICAMCFGKRYDHNDQELLSLVNDSNEFGDVAAAGNPSDFIPLLRYLPSRAMDLFKDINRRFNLFIEKIVQDHYATFNKEHIRDITDSLIGHCQERKTTGEDTHIQLSDQSIIAIVNDLFGAGFDTVTTALSWCLMYAALYPDIQKKIQDELDQTIGRERRPRLSDRGTLPYTEAFILEMFRHSSFLPFTIPHRTTKATALNGYYIPKDTCVFVNQWQVNHDEKLWQDPSAFKPKRFLNAAGTEINRTESDKVLTFGLGRRRCIGESIGRWEVFLFLTTLLQQLEFSLAPGEAVDITPQYGLTMKYKKCERFQIKGRFLSNGSP from the exons ATGCATATAAAGCAGGGCCGGCGGGGCGCCCGGTACCTGGCGGCGGGATCGGGCCCCCGAAGGAGCGCTGCGCCCCGAG GATCCTCGAtggcagcagggatggaggcTGCGATGGGGCTGGCGGGGAGCCCCAGCGGTGTCTCAGCCACCGAGGTCCTGCTGGCGGCCGCCGtcttctgcctgctcctgctgctcaccCAGCCCCTGCGGCGCCGTGTGCCCAAGGGGCTgaagccccccccgggcccccgcGGCCTCCCCATTGTGGGCAACGCGCTGGAGCTGAGGAAGGACCCGCACCTGGCCCTGACGCGGCTGAGCCAGAAGTACGGGGACGTGATGGAGGTGGCCATCGGCACCCAGCCCGTGCTGGTGCTGAGCGGGCTGGACACCCTGCGGCAGGCGCTGGTGAGGCAAGGGGAGGACTTCATGGGGCGCCCCGACCTCCCCAGCTTTAAGTACATCTCCAACGGGCAGAGCCTGGCCTTCAGCCCCGACGTGGGGGATGTGTGGAAAGCGCGCCGCAGGCTGGCCCAGAACGCCCTGAAGACCTTCTCCATCGCCGCCAGCCCCACGTCGtcctccagctgcctcctggAGGAGCACGTCTCCAAGGAGGCCGCCTACCTGGTCACCAAGTTCCTGCAGCTgatggaggaggagcagagcttCGACCCGTACCGCTACCTGGTGGTCTCGGTGGCCAATGTCATCTGCGCCATGTGCTTCGGCAAGCGCTACGACCACAACGaccaggagctgctcagcctggtCAATGACAGCAATGAATTTGGGGAcgtggcagctgctggcaacCCCTCGGACTTCATCCCGCTGCTCCGCTACCTGCCCAGCCGTGCCATGGATCTCTTTAAGGACATCAACAGGCGCTTCAACTTGTTCATAGAGAAAATTGTCCAGGACCATTACGCCACCTTTAACAAG GAGCACATCAGGGACATCACGGACTCGCTGATCGGGCACTGCCAGGAGAGGAAGACAACAGGGGAGGACACCCACATCCAGCTCTCCGACCAGAGCATCATCGCCATCGTCAACGACCTCTTTGGGGCAG GCTTTGACACCGTGACAACCGCCCTGTCCTGGTGCCTCATGTACGCCGCCTTGTACCCTGACATCCAGAAGAAGATCCAGGATGAGCTGG ATCAGACTATCGGCCGGGAGAGGAGACCGCGGCTGTCAGACCGAGGCACGCTGCCCTACACGGAAGCCTTCATCCTGGAGATGTTCAGGCActcttccttcctgcccttcaCCATCCCGCACAG GACAACGAAAGCCACTGCTCTAAACGGCTACTACATCCCCAAGGACACCTGCGTGTTTGTCAACCAGTGGCAGGTGAACCATGACGA GAAGCTCTGGCAGGACCCCTCCGCCTTCAAGCCCAAGCGGTTCCTCAACGCAGCCGGGACCGAGATCAACAGGACGGAGAGCGACAAAGTGCTGACGTTCGGCCTGGGGAGGAGGCGCTGCATCGGCGAGTCCATCGGCCGCTGGGAggtcttcctcttcctcaccaccttgctgcagcagctggagttcAGCCTGGCGCCGGGCGAGGCGGTGGACATCACCCCTCAGTACGGGCTGACCATGAAGTACAAGAAGTGTGAGCGCTTCCAGATAAAAGGGCGCTTCCTCTCCAACGGCTCTCCGTGA
- the LOC106044189 gene encoding cytochrome P450 1A5-like isoform X2: MAAGMEAAMGLAGSPSGVSATEVLLAAAVFCLLLLLAQPLRRRVPKGLKSPPGPRGLPVVGNALELRKDLHLALTRLSQKYGDVMEVAIGTQPVLVLSGLDTLRQALVRQGEDFMGRPDLPSFRHITDGQSLTFSPDSGDVWKARRKLAQNALKTFSITASPTSSSSCLLEEHVSKEAAYLVTKFLQLMEEEQSFDPYRYLVVSVANVICAMCFGKRYGHDDQELLSLVNVSEQFGDVAAAGNPSDFIPLLRYLPSRAMDLFKDFNKRFIRFLQAIVKEHYETYDKSLEKKEASTAARIPNKKIVNLVNDLFGAGFDTVTTALSWCLMYLVTYPDIQKRIQAELDQTIGRERRPRLSDQGTLPYTEAFILEMFRHSSFLPFTIPHSTTRDTVLNGYYIPKGRCVFINQWQVNHDEKLWKNPHVFNPERFLNAKGTEVNKEDGEKVLVFGLGKRRCIGEFIARRQVFLFLTTLLQQLEFSVRDGRKVDMTPRYGLAIKHKRCEHFQVKQRFPMASLS, translated from the exons ATGGCAGCAGGGATGGAAGCTGCgatggggctggcagggagcccCAGCGGTGTCTCAGCCACCGAGGTCCTGCTGGCGGCCGCCGtcttctgcctgctcctgctgctcgcCCAGCCCCTGCGGCGCCGTGTGCCCAAGGGGCTGAAGtcccccccgggcccccgcGGCCTCCCCGTTGTGGGCAACGCACTGGAGCTGAGGAAGGACCTGCACCTGGCCCTGACGCGGCTGAGCCAGAAGTACGGGGACGTGATGGAGGTGGCCATCGGCACCCAGCCCGTGCTGGTGCTGAGCGGGCTGGACACCCTGCGGCAGGCGCTGGTGAGGCAAGGGGAAGACTTCATGGGGCGCCCCGACCTCCCCAGCTTCCGACACATCACGGACGGGCAGAGCCTGACCTTCAGCCCTGACTCAGGGGATGTGTGGAAAGCGCGCCGCAAGCTGGCCCAGAACGCCCTGAAGACCTTCTCCATCACCGCCAGCCCCACGTCGtcctccagctgcctcctggAGGAGCACGTCTCCAAGGAGGCCGCCTACCTGGTCACCAAGTTCCTGCAGCTgatggaggaggagcagagcttCGACCCGTACCGCTACCTGGTGGTCTCGGTGGCCAACGTCATCTGCGCCATGTGCTTCGGCAAGCGCTACGGCCACGACGaccaggagctgctcagcctggtCAACGTCAGTGAGCAGTTCGGGGACGTGGCGGCTGCTGGCAACCCCTCGGACTTCATCCCGCTGCTCCGCTACCTGCCCAGCCGTGCCATGGATCTCTTTAAAGATTTCAACAAGCGGTTCATCCGTTTCCTGCAGGCAATTGTCAAGGAGCACTACGAGACGTATGACAAG agcctggagaagaaagaagccaGCACCGCCGCGCGGATCCCTAACAAGAAGATTGTCAACCTGGTCAACGACCTCTTCGGAGCAG GCTTTGACACCGTGACAACCGCCCTGTCCTGGTGCCTCATGTACCTGGTGACATACCCCGACATCCAGAAGAGGATCCAGGCCGAACTGG ATCAGACCATCGGCCGGGAGAGGAGACCGCGGCTGTCGGACCAAGGCACGCTGCCCTACACGGAAGCCTTCATCCTGGAGATGTTCAGGCActcttccttcctgcccttcaCCATCCCGCACAG CACGACCAGGGACACGGTGCTGAACGGCTACTACATCCCAAAGGGCCGTTGCGTGTTCATCAACCAGTGGCAGGTGAACCACGATGA GAAACTTTGGAAGAACCCACACGTTTTCAACCCGGAGCGTTTCCTCAATGCCAAAGGGACTGAGGTGAACAAAgaggatggggagaaggtgcTGGTCTTtggcctggggaagaggaggtgcATTGGGGAGTTCATCGCCAGGAGGCAGGTCTTCCTTTTCCTGACcaccttgctgcagcagctggagttcAGTGTCCGTGATGGCAGGAAGGTGGACATGACGCCACGCTACGGACTGGCCATCAAGCACAAGCGATGCGAGCACTTCCAGGTCAAGCAGCGCTTCCCCATGGCGAGCTTGAGCTGA